The stretch of DNA CATCGCGCTCTTCCTCCCCGTCTACATGGCGCTGTCCGGCTACCGCACCGACCTCGCCGAGGTCACCAAGGCGGAGGCGTCGGAGAAGTGGTGCGCGCTGGAGCTGTTCGTGGCGCTCTGCGTGTCGGGCAAGCTCGTCGGCTGCGTCGCCGCGGGGCTCTTCTTCACCATGCCGTTCCGCGACGCCGTCGTGCTGGCGCTCATGCTCAACATCCGTGGCATCGTGGAGGTGGCGGCCATCAACAACTGGGGCGACACCATGAAGGCGACGGCGGAGCACTACTCGACGCTCACCATGTCCATGGTGCTCATCACCGCCGTGTCCACGCCGCTGATCAAGCTGCTGTACGACCCGTCGGGGCAGTTCGCGAGGGCGAAGCGGCGGTCGCTGGAGCACGCGCGGCTGAGCGCCGACCTCCGCGTGCTCACCTGCCTCTACAGCGAGGACCACGCGGCGCCGCTGATCGACCTGCTGGAGGCGACGGGTTCGTCCCGCGACTCGCCCATGTCGCTCATCGTGCTCCACCTGACGGAGCTCGTCGGGCGCGCCGCGTCGGTGCTGAAGCCCCACCGGAAGAGCACGAGGTCGTCCAACAGCGGCAACCCGACGCCGTCGGACCGGATCGTGAACGCGTTCCGTTACTTCGAGCAGCAGGCGGCGCCGGGGGCGGTGACGGTGAGCCCGTACGTGGCGCAGGCGCCCTTCAGCTCGATGCACCACGACGTGTGCTCGCTGGCGCACAGCCGGAAGGCCAACCTCATCCTGCTGCCGTTCCACAAGTCCTCCGACGGCGCGCGGAGCACGGCGAACAACGCCATCCGGTCCATCAACCGGAGCGTGCTGCAGTACGCGCCCTGCTCCGTCGCCATCCTCGTGGACCACGGCCTCGCGTCCGGGTCGGCGTGCGCCACCGCCGCCAACAGCCTGCTCCAGCGCGCCGCGCTCTACTTCCTGGGCGGCGCCGACGACCGCGAGGCGCTGGCGTACGCGGCGCGGATGCCGGAGGCCGGGACCATGTCGCTGACGGTGGTGCGGTTCAAGCTCCGGAACTGGGTCGGGATGGGCGGGCAAGACGAGGCGCGGGACGAGGAGCTGCTGCAGGAGTTCTGGGCCAGGCACAGGGACAACGAGCGGGTGGTGTACGTGGAGAAGACGGTGGAGGACGCGGAGGGCACCGCGTCGGTGGTGCGCGCCATGAGCGAGAAGTTCGACCTGCTCATCGTGGGGCGGCGTGGCGGGGAGGCCGAAAGCGACCCGGAAGGGTCCACGGCGCTCACCAGCGGGCTGTCGGAGTGGAGCGAGTTCCCGGAGCTGGGGGTGATGGGGGACATGCTCGCCTCCGCGGAGTTCGCGTCCAAGGTCTCCATCCTCGTCATCCAGCAGCAGCCGCCCAAGAAAACCGTCGCCGCCGCAAGCAACGTCAATGATTAGCTTAATTACAAGGATCTCCATCGATCgtcgttttttttttatttcctctGCTTTCGCTGCTGAAATTTTGCGAACCTTTTCGCTTGTATTTGTGATCATCAGTTCATCTGCTAGGACTAGGAAACATGTTTTAGACGACTGCATACAAAAGTGTAGAGTGCTACTAATTTGAACATCGATATATTATGTGATTACAAGTATAAATTCATTTATGATACCTCTGATCAGTTCCTTGTTTACCTTTAATCATCCATACTTAATACAAAGATTCAAAAACACAAATTTGTGATCTTAGATTTATCGTATAATGTTTCTTATCAAGGTTATGGAATATCATGTCAATGGAGCGCTATCTATATTAATTAAGAGTAACTCGCAAGAATGCTCAAATCATGGCCtctattttttatttgaggACTCCTATTTTTAGGGTctaattatttttcatctaCT from Sorghum bicolor cultivar BTx623 chromosome 8, Sorghum_bicolor_NCBIv3, whole genome shotgun sequence encodes:
- the LOC8055510 gene encoding cation/H(+) antiporter 15, with the protein product MTAVANLSSGALESTVKPVAAACYDNNLVNSQGMFLGDQPLRFSLPLLLVQVSVILVLSAVANLVLRRLGQSRFITHMLVGILLGPTVLGRSASFRDVLFSERGTYILESVSLVALILFLFSMGVKTDLSLLRRPSGRAVAVGIMGAVVPLAVTLPVFHALQPTLPEDLRGSSLITELAVRLSLSSFPVIADALSDLDLLNTDLGRIALTASLITDVTSWFIRACTAAVILIGDARSPAFTAKILASFVAFVLFVGFVARPVGRYIAYKRTPTGALLSEGSFVVVVIAALLSALVTDAIGFKYMIGPMMLGLALPGGMPIGATMTERLDSFFIALFLPVYMALSGYRTDLAEVTKAEASEKWCALELFVALCVSGKLVGCVAAGLFFTMPFRDAVVLALMLNIRGIVEVAAINNWGDTMKATAEHYSTLTMSMVLITAVSTPLIKLLYDPSGQFARAKRRSLEHARLSADLRVLTCLYSEDHAAPLIDLLEATGSSRDSPMSLIVLHLTELVGRAASVLKPHRKSTRSSNSGNPTPSDRIVNAFRYFEQQAAPGAVTVSPYVAQAPFSSMHHDVCSLAHSRKANLILLPFHKSSDGARSTANNAIRSINRSVLQYAPCSVAILVDHGLASGSACATAANSLLQRAALYFLGGADDREALAYAARMPEAGTMSLTVVRFKLRNWVGMGGQDEARDEELLQEFWARHRDNERVVYVEKTVEDAEGTASVVRAMSEKFDLLIVGRRGGEAESDPEGSTALTSGLSEWSEFPELGVMGDMLASAEFASKVSILVIQQQPPKKTVAAASNVND